AAATCCATCTTTGGGATGAAGCGGTCGAAGAAGATATTGCAGCCGTTGATCTGGAACTGGAACGGCTGAATGCAGATAAAACCGATGCAGCGACACACAAAGCCAAAGCAAATAAACCTAAACGTCGACTGCTGCCCGATCATCTACACACCATCCGTATTGAGCATGAACCTGCATCAACCCAATGCAGTTGTGGCTGCCAGTTACGTCGTATCGGCGAAGATATCAGTGAAAAACTGCATTTCAGACCGGCACAGTTCTACAAGGAACAGCATGTCCGTGGCAAATGGGTCTGTGATCAGTGTGACACCCTGACTCAGCAAGCGATGCCTGCCTATGTGATTGATAAAGGCATTGCTTCACCTGAACTGCTCAGCCATGTGCTGGTATCGAAGTATGCCGATCATTTACCGCTGTACCGTCAGCGTCTGATCTATCAGCGGGCGGGAATCGAGCTTTCTAGATCAACGTTATCTGACTGGATAGGTCGCTGCGGTGTAGAACTGGAGCCTCTGGCCAATGCCTTAAAAGAGGTGGTACTACAACAGCAGGTGCTGCATGCAGATGAAACACCGGTCACCATCATGCGGATGGGTGAGAATGATAAAAAACCGAAGAAAGGTTATGTCTGGGCCTATGCCACTACACAGTACAATCCAGTTCAGGCGGTGATCTATGACTTTCAGGATAGTCGTTCAGGCCAGCATGCTGCAGAGTTCTTGAAAGGCTGGCAGGGTTATCTAGTCTGTGATGATTACAGTGGTTATAAAGCACGCTTTAAATCAGGCCAGGTCATTGAGGTGGGCTGCATGGCCCATGCACGTCGTAAATTCCATGAACTGCATGTAACTGGGAAAAGTCAGGTCGCTGAACAGGCATTAGTGCTGATTCAGAAACTGTATGCGATAGAAGCAGAGCTCAGGAAAAAGACCGATGGTACAGCGGAAGACCGCCGCGAATACCGACAACAGCATAGTCAACCAGTGATGCAACAACTATATGAATGGCTCAACCAACATCATCTGACGGTGCCATCGAGTTCTCCCACCGCCAAGGCCATCAATTACACTCTG
The nucleotide sequence above comes from Acinetobacter sp. 10FS3-1. Encoded proteins:
- the tnpC gene encoding IS66 family transposase codes for the protein MNTLPDLSQLTHEQLLEFTRQLALQHQSLAQSNQQLDARVQHLEVTNQQLDSKVQHLSILNQKYEHELALFKQHKFGSKNEHLTAKQIHLWDEAVEEDIAAVDLELERLNADKTDAATHKAKANKPKRRLLPDHLHTIRIEHEPASTQCSCGCQLRRIGEDISEKLHFRPAQFYKEQHVRGKWVCDQCDTLTQQAMPAYVIDKGIASPELLSHVLVSKYADHLPLYRQRLIYQRAGIELSRSTLSDWIGRCGVELEPLANALKEVVLQQQVLHADETPVTIMRMGENDKKPKKGYVWAYATTQYNPVQAVIYDFQDSRSGQHAAEFLKGWQGYLVCDDYSGYKARFKSGQVIEVGCMAHARRKFHELHVTGKSQVAEQALVLIQKLYAIEAELRKKTDGTAEDRREYRQQHSQPVMQQLYEWLNQHHLTVPSSSPTAKAINYTLKRWPALSRYLDDGNLPICNNWVENQMRPWALGRKNWLFAGSLRSGQRAANIMTLIQSAKLNGLDPYAYLSDVLKRLPTHKVTQIEELLPHCWKPKSN